The nucleotide sequence aacatgaaaattaaaaaccatgAAAGTACTGGAAGAAGATCTAGGATATTGAGTGTTTTACCTTTTGACATTCGTGAGAATGATAAAAAGATCAGGGGTCATAAAGAATAGAGTTGATGGGTTTGTTtttgtgaaacacacacacacacacacacacagatcaatagatcACAAAATACCATAAATGAAATTAGactataaatttagaaaaaaagggattttcaacaatatttaatagattatatattatttaatggaATGTATATCTTCATTTAATAGAATATAtgcattcatatttatatatgtattgtgtattgcatatttacatatatatgtattatgtattaatatatatatattcatctgCTTGGGCTACCATAACacaataccacagactagggggATTAAACaactgaatttattttctcacaattctggaggctgaaagtctgagattCAGGGTGCCCGTGGTTGGTTTTGGGGAGAGCTCTCTTCCTaacttgcagatggctgccttcttgctgtgtcctcacatcgcAGAATGTGAGCTCTCTGGTCCCTTATTATAATGACACTAAGGCTAACGGATCAGGGCCCCACCATTATGACCACATTCaaccttaattatttccttagaggttctatctccaaatacagagACGCTTGGAGTTAGGGCTAAAACggatgaattttggggggacacaaacattcagtaaataacaaaacatatacatatataaatttctGAAAATCAAGATTAAACCAGAAACAAGCTAATGAGTAATCAGGCAAAGGTTAGAACGAGAGAATTCAGGGACAAAGCATGCAAATAActaaaaaacacattaaaaagttacttaatctcatttgtattctagaaaatgcaaatgttttctcATTCATATTGACAAATATATAAATGATTCTTGCACACAAAGTGATATTAATAGTAAGCAGTTCCGCTGGCTTACTTggtgccagatactgtgctaagcactttacctgAGTTATTTCATGTTACCGTCAAACAACATTGTGAGCTTTGCATCCTTATCGACAAGCTGCAGATGGAGAGCTTGAGGCCAGTAAGGTGAGGTCAGATGCTTTGTTTCAGGTCATATAGGTTATAAATGGTAAAGCTAAACCAGAACCTGGATCTAGGTTACTTATTTCTCTGGCATCTCATTAGTGACAGTAACAGCAAACACTCTTACCAGGTGATAGACACTGTCCTAAACACTTGATGTGAATTAATGCATTTACTTCTACAGCAGCCTAATAAGGTAGCAACTATGtgattattatctccattttgcagatgagaaaatagagccAGAGAGGAGAAATAACTAACAATCAGTGGAGTCAGCATTCAAACTCTGCAAGACTGACCCTAAAGCCCACAGACCTAGACTCCACAGCATAATGCTGAAAAGCTAATGCCTGCTGCTTGGGAAGGTTTAGAGTCTGAAATGGAAATTTGCCTTTGATCTTTGAAATAATGTCTCCTTCAGACATATCCACAGTCAGGCATGTTAATCTGCAACTTCACCAATTAGGGTGTATTATcattgaaggaaaaataatggtTCTCATAGAtagtattaaaaataagcaatttcaCTGTAGGGAAATATCAAAAACTGTtaataaagagaaacattttcttttccaatgaGTAAAGCAGGGGAAAGAAATATCATCATTTTCATGTAGACTCAAATGCATTCTCAGTGACCTCCCTGCAATTTTCTGCATTAACTCAGCAATAGTAAATAGTGTGTCAGCTATTGACCAGCATTCATAGATTGTTTTATATCAAgagcaacaaatatttcttacCTACTTATGACGCAGAggtggcaaaaaaaaaacaaacaaacggtGTAGTCTTTGTGCTCTCTAATCATTGGTGAATGAAGTTAATTTGAGAACTTTTGGAATGAGAGGCTAGGTTTTTGCCAAGTAGCAATCATAACAAGCATTACCCTTTTGCTGCTGACAGGAAAGTTCAAAAATTCCATCATGTCCCAGTTTCTCAGCAGTCGATAAAGGTTAATAAAACAGGATTTTAGGAAAGCAGGGGTTCTACATTTTTTATGCTCTTAAAGGACAATTCCTGTTAGTTCTACTTGGCTCAGTCCTCAAACTTTTCTTACATTCCAACTGGAGCTTGTCCCTTTGCTTTGCATGGATCGATAAACCATGGATAGAGCTCTCTGTTCTGATAGCCAATGAGAAAGAGGTTGCCCTTAAAAAAACCTGAGCTGGTGACAGTAAATAGCAGAAGGAGATAAGATTTGAATTGAAGTCTTGTGGCGAGAGAACATCTGCTTCATGGAATCATAAACCTTACGTTAGGATGGGCTATGGATTTCTCACGAGAACTCCTGAGGTAGCTGAGTGGTAAATTTTTTATGGGCTTTCACAAATGTCAAGAATTTTCCTCCAGGATGAGGCAGCACCAGAGCTCCTTTAACAGTGTTGACATGTTTCATGATCTTACTCCTTACCAATTTGATATTTAAATGTGAATAACACTTGTTTCAGGAAGTATTATATtgactttcaaattattttgagaaTATGCTACATGGCAAAATATTATTGCTGTAAGAGTGTAAATATACTCAGCTTGCAAACAATGAAAACTTCTTTGAATTCACAATGATAAGTTATTTCAGAGTAATTATAATTTCTTCTGACTTAAtttctttgaacctcagtttttccatttacaaaatgtaaaaataatgctTATCTTTCAGGTTGGGGGgaggattaaaagaaatattgtatataaaatgcttagcatatTGCATAGCATATATTaagtactaaataaatgtaaactattattatcatttttattatgtttattataagATAGGTCAATAGCCTTTTATATGAGGTTTatacaacaaacaaaatacataCGAATCTCATTTGGAAAAGATTTCTCATTGTATCTTTGTAGacaacatgaaaaaatataagCATGACTGGATTTCAACCTGGTTGAATATACCTGACTATGTTGTAGTTCTGCTGGAGAGAGGGTTCTCATGGGATGTCAGAGGACTCTAGCCCAAGCTCTGTCctgattatcattattatcagtGATTTAGATAAAGAGGTTGAGTATTTGCTCAATAATATAGAGTTGTAAAAGACAACAACTACAGTCACATACTTCATAAAGATGTTTTAGTTAATGATGGACTGCGtatgtgatggtggtcccataagattagtcccatatagcctaggtgtgtagttggctataccatccaggtttgtgtaagtacactctgtgatgttctcacaatgacggaatcacctaacgacacatttctcagaacacatccctgtcgttaagcgatGTATGACTCTACATTCATGTGCCATATAATGATgatttggtcaatgatggaccacacaTGCaatggtggccccataagattataatggagctgaaaaattcctatcgcCTAGTGACATTGCAGCCGTCATAACATCATAGGGCACCGCATCACTCaggtgtttgtggtgatgctaatgtaaacaaacctactgcactGCCAGTTGTACATATAGCACATATAATTATGTACAGTAGATAATACTTGATAGTGATAATAAGTGACTATGTTACTTCTTTATGTGTTTACTATagtatactttttatcattattttagagtgtactctttctacttatataaAAAAGGTTTGCTACAAAACAGTATGTTGTGCTATGCTGGCAGCACCTCATACATCTCATGTTTATTGCATCTCTTGATTGTATCATTATCTTTTGTACTTGacttaatctcatgttgttttcattgttttcttcatcGTGacccctaagcatacaaaattcactgctaatgttgccagtaagaggccaagTTGAGTGATGGAcctggaaaagaaattaaaagtcacTAAGGACTATAAAGGTGGAAAATCGGTGATGGTATTTGCTCGCCAGTCAGGTAtatcccattccaccatagctacgtTCTTGAAGAACAATAACAAAGTCATGGAAACTgctaaaggatctgcttcattgaaggcaacgagactaacaaaaattcaagGGACactatcagacatggagaaacttctaatgacctggattcaagaccagacacagaagcatatcTCTGTCAGCACCATGACGATCATGGCCAAAGCAAAACGTTTGTTTGCAGTGttaaaagaaaaggctggacctgactacaatgttaaatttactgctagctctgggggATTTAAACAACTCAAGAATTGTTATTCATCACATAGTGtaaaagtgagtggtgagtctgtgagtaCTGATGTGAacgcagctgaagaatttttggaaactttagataagctgattgtagaagaaaattacttgccagGGCAATTATTCAATATATGTATGAAATCtgcctattctggaaacagatgcctgaaaaGACTTTCGTCCGTAAGGAGACCAAGTCAATGCCAGATTTCAAgtcttttaaggacaggataacagtcttgctggggagcaatgttgcaggctacaaattgaaagcctttgtgatctggcacagtgagatcCCCAGAGCCTTCAGGTATATcagtaagcacacactgccactgtactacaggagcaataagaagtcaggGATGactcagctcctcttccaagatgtcCTTATAAAGtgctatgccagcaaaatgaagaaatgctgtttggagaataacatacctttcaagattttgcttattgtcaGTAATGGTCCCTGACATTCTCCTTTTATTGGAggtcttcatcccaatatcagagcagtgtttctccctcAAAACACCACcactttgatccaaccaatggatcaaggagttatagcagcttttaaggcctactacctgattgttaagcaatgcataacTGTAGTttagatgaatgaataagaatCCAAAAATATATTGAAAGGCTGAGATGGTGGactaaatatatcaaaatgaaatttaatataaattgatGTAACTCTACACCCTTGGGATCAAAACccaatacacacatgcatgttgGGAGGCATAATTTTGCAGCAGCACTTGTAGAAGACATCTGTTTTTAATGTCAATGGTAAACTCAGCATGAGTCACAGTATAATTCAagtcattttctcaaagaacaaaTGCTATCTTAGGCTGCATAAAGAAGAGTATTTTgtgtaaaatgagagagagagagagtaaatttACTTGCTCAACAGTAATTAGCAATCTACTCAGTTTTGGGGGGGCACAAATGTTTAAGAGGAATAATAAAAGATGAAGACTATTCAGAGTAGAATCATTTTCAGAAATTATCAAAGGAATTGGGGCTGTCTGATCTGGAGGGGGAAGACTGAGAAGAGATATGGCATCTGTCTTCTGAAGCTTATACGTGTGCAGGATCGCTAGATGTTTACAGTTAAGAACACAGTTCTGTCTTACTGTTACCTTTCACTTAGGAGAAAcacataaaaaaaaggaaaacaaaattattaaaactcCTAAACGTGAGTGCTATAAAGACCAAAAGCCAAAAGACTAGAGAATAATAGCAGTAAATAGGATCTTACCTTATTTTATGTTGCCAGGGTAGGTCTTCCAATGATACAGGTTTTGAGGTAAGAAGTGAAGGATGAACAAGTGAGGTAAAGCTATTCCAGGAAGCAAAACCCACAAGAATAACAAAAACAGTGTTATTGGTTTTTTCAAGgaataaaatgtaaacaaatatggatacatacacacatacacacaatgtagaaaataaagagtgttttctgtgggttttttaatttaaaaacacaatatatcaTATATTTGGGGTAACAAACCATGTTAGTATATATAAcctcattttttaaacttctgcatatttttccatattatgGATATACttcactttatttattcattcctctattcaaatttctattcttttgttcaaattttcttcccctccagatttattgaggtgtaattgacaaaattgtaagatatttaaagtgtacaatatgatgatttgatagaCATAAACATTGTGAAAGGAATGCCCCCatcgagttaattaacacatctatcacctcacatatttaccttttgtatgtgtatatgaaAACATTTAGTTCTATTCTCTTGGAAAATTTCAATTATGCCATACAATGTTGTCAACAATAGTCACCAGGTTATACATTATATCCTTACAATTTCATCTTAttactgaaagtttgtacccttttctCAACCTCTCCTGATTTCTTTCACGCCTTCTCACcgctggcaaccacttttctactctctgtttctatgaatttgacttttgtttttagattccacatataaatgataccCTGTGGTAtcacagaaaagatgcttgatatgatttcaatcttttaaaatttattaagactcgttttgtgacctaacatatgatctctcctagagaatgttccgtgtgtgcttgagaagaatgtgtattctgctgctgctgGATGGAATGTTTTACATGTCTGTTAGGTAGATCTAGTCTAACACGTAGATTAGGTCCTATATTTCTTCatggattttctgtctgaatgatttATCcgttgttgaaagtggggtattgaagtgccctgctattattgtattgctgtctatctCTCCCTTCTGATCTGTTAACATTTGCTTCTATAGTTAGATGATTCTATGTTGGGTGTCCAAATATTTACAAGAGGATATTTATATCCTCTTGACAAATTGACCCCTTTTGCAttgtataatgaccttctttgtctcgtTACAGTCTTTGACTCAAAGTCTATTTTGCATAAGTATaagctacccctgctttcttttggcttCCATTAACCtgggatatctttttccatcctttgactTTCAATCTATGTCTGTCCTCAAATCTCAGATGAGTCTCTTAtaggcaacatatagttgggtcttgtttttgttgttttttgttgttgttgttgttaaatccATTtagccattctatgtctttttattggagaatttattccattttcatttaatgcaattattgataggtatggatgtactattgccatttttaaattgttttctaattccttttttcttttattcctctcttgctgtcttcttttgtgatttgatgattttctgtagtgttatgctttgattctttttataatttcttgatCTACTATAGGCTTTTACTTTATAGTTACTATgaggttttattttatcttctattGAGTTGTCTGTCATGCTTTATTGATGTGTTGAAGTTCTTTTTATATCCTGGATACTAATTCTTTGTCTGTTATATGCATTGCAAATAGCTTCTAGAAATTAATGGCTTGcctcttcattatttttatgaGGTCTTTAATGAAAAGGAATTCTTAGATGTAATGTAGTAAagtttatcattgtttttataggaagtcattttgattttttttaatgtatagaaGTTGTAATTGTAGATGAGATCATAGAAAGATATATGatatagagagaaaagaaagggaggaggagtcATTATGTTTACGTTATATACTATTcttcaagaatatttaaaata is from Equus asinus isolate D_3611 breed Donkey chromosome X, EquAss-T2T_v2, whole genome shotgun sequence and encodes:
- the LOC139042633 gene encoding tigger transposable element-derived protein 1-like, whose product is MDLEKKLKVTKDYKGGKSVMVFARQSGISHSTIATFLKNNNKVMETAKGSASLKATRLTKIQGTLSDMEKLLMTWIQDQTQKHISVSTMTIMAKAKRLFAVLKEKAGPDYNVKFTASSGGFKQLKNCYSSHSVKVSGESVSTDVNAAEEFLETLDKLIVEENYLPGQLFNICMKSAYSGNRCLKRLSSVRRPSQCQISSLLRTG